One stretch of Cryptosporidium parvum Iowa II chromosome 3, whole genome shotgun sequence DNA includes these proteins:
- a CDS encoding Yer007c-ap/MCT-1 like PUA RNA binding domain containing protein gives MLKKFSTENISSQNQVKSSVQRSIKANILALYPLLEQVIDDILPKKENIILSKCSGHFQFIVLDSIPLFFQQRDGPWFPTLRLLHKYPDMMPTMQVDKGAIKHVLKGSNIMCPGLTSPGGRMEQVEQKQVVKIVGEGCQNACAIGITTMSTDEIRQINKGVCIENVHYLNDGLWNVHKF, from the coding sequence atgcTTAAGAAATTTTCAACTGAAAATATATCATCTCAGAATCAGGTAAAATCATCTGTACAAAGATCAATTAAAGCTAATATTCTTGCTTTATATCCTTTATTGGAGCAAGTTATTGATGATATTTTaccaaaaaaagaaaatattattttatctaAATGTTCTGGacattttcaatttattgTTTTAGATTCTATTCCATTATTCTTTCAACAAAGAGATGGTCCGTGGTTTCCAACTTTACGTCTTCTTCATAAATATCCCGATATGATGCCTACTATGCAAGTTGATAAAGGTGCAATTAAACATGTATTAAAAGGGTCTAATATAATGTGTCCAGGTTTAACTTCACCAGGAGGAAGAATGGAACAAGTTGAACAAAAACAAGTTGTTAAAATTGTTGGAGAAGGATGCCAAAATGCATGTGCTATTGGCATAACAACTATGAGTACTGATGAGATTagacaaataaataaaggaGTATGTATTGAAAAtgttcattatttaaatgatgGACTTTGGAATGTTCATAAATTTTAG